The nucleotide window GACTGCATCGCCATAAAATCAGGTCGTGATGCTGATGGCCGAAGAGTTGCTATGAAAAGCGAAAATATCATAGTTCAAAATTGCACAATGTTCGACGGACACGGAGGAGTAACCATTGGAAGCGAAATTTCGGGTGGAGTTAGCAATGTGTACGTTGAAAACTGCATAATGAACAGTCCAAACCTTGATATCGCCATCCGATTGAAAACCAATTCAAAAAGAGGTGCATTAATTGAAAATTTCTATGTGAGAAACATTGAAATTGGCCAAGTTAAAGAAGCCGTACTAAAAGCTGATATGTTTTACAATGTACATGGTAACCAAAACGGCGATTTTATTCCACGAATTGAGAATATTTATTTGGAAAACGTAAAAGTGAAAAACGGAGGAAAATATGCCATTTCGGCCAAAGGATACAAAGAATCACCCGTCAAAAATATAACTTTCAAAAATGTTGTTATCGAAAAAGTAGAACTTCCTTATTTAATTGAAAACGTTGAAAATCTAAACCTAATTGATACCTATATCAATGGAACCTTGGTGAAAAAATAATTTTCAAAACACACTATACCAATGACTTAACTAAAAAACACTATTTTTAAGGTAATAAACTGGGTATTAACAAGTCCATCAAATCTCTTTAAAAACAATCGAATAAAACCTCAATAATAAAATGAGAAAAATAGCACTACTATTAATTTTGATTTCGACAGCTATTCAAGCTCAGACTTCGTTTGTTATTGACACAACTTACACCCCAAAAAGTGTTTACAATAAGGAAAAGAAAACGTACCCGTTCATTAGCATTGTACAGCCCAGGCAGTATTCTAACATTAAAGAGAAAAAAGAGATACTATATTCAGAAATAAGTGGTCGAAAATTACGTTTAGACGCTTATTTTTGTAGTAACAACACTCAAAATCCTGCAATCGTGATACTACACGGCGGAGGGTGGAAATCAGGAAACAAGTCGCAAATGGAAATCTTTGCTCAAGAGGTGGCTTCAAAAGGTTTTTCATGCTTCACGATAGAATACCGATTGTCACAGGAAGCAAAATATCCTACAGCCATTTTTGATGTAAAAAAAGCAATTCGTTACATTAAAATCAATGCTGCCCAATTTAATGTTAATCCATCCAAAATAGCTGTTTTAGGCTGTTCATCGGGAGGACAAATGGCAGCTCTAATAGGCACAACAAACAACAACAGCCATTTTGAAGAAAAAGAAAAAAACAACAAAACATCATCTGCTGTCCAAGCAATTATAGATATTGATGGCATACTAGCCTTTAAGCACCCCGAATCCAAAGAAGGTGAAATAGCGGGTTTATGGTTAGGTGGTAGTTATGAAGAGAAACCAGAAATTTGGAAAGAAGCATCAGCCTTAACCCACACCGACAAACACACACCTCCTACCCTATTCATAAATAGCAGCAAGGAGCGATTTCATGCGGGAAGGGATGATATGATTGCTATTTTAAACAAATATAAAATATATAATGAAGTCAAAACAATTGAAAATTCACCTCATTCTTTCTGGTTCCTAAATCCTTGGTTTGATGAAACAGTAACTTACACCACTCAATTTTTAAATAAAGTTTTCAAATAATGATTTGCCAAATATAGTTAGATATAAATTAGAGTTACTCAACAAAAAAACTATAAATCAAATGAAACATAATTTTCAAAACCTATTTATCTGTTTAGGGTTGTTGATTTTCGTCAACCTAAGAGTTTCGGGGCAAAATCCAGTTGAGACAAAGAATTCTATCGTGATTCCGTCCTCTTTAAAATGGTCTGAAAGAATGGCTCTTTCCATAATGAAAAGACATCCTGAAGCTTGGCAAATCGATAATCATCCGGAACCAAAATGGGATTATAAAATTGGAATGATTTTAACCGGTTATGAAAAGTTATACAACAAAACCAAAGATCCTAAATATTTCGATTATATAAAAGGTTATGCCGACAAATTCATTGATGAGGCAGGTACAATCAAAAATTTTGACCCCTCAAACCACAGCCTCGACAATATAAATGCAGGAAAAATTCTTTTCGGGCTATATAATAAAACAAAAGAGGAAAAGTATCTTACTGCATTAAAAACTTTAAGAAAAAACTTTGACGATTATCCAAGAACGCAATCGGGAGGCTTTTGGCACAAAAAAATCTATCCAAACCAAATGTGGCTTGACGGTTTATACATGGGTGAACCTTTTTACGCCCGTTATACTTCCGAATTTGAAAAAGGTGAAAAATTAAACGATGTAGCCCATCAATTTGAATTATTGCATGACCATGCATTTGACAAAAAAACCGGTTTATATTTTCACGCCTGGGATGAAAGTAAACAAATGCCATGGGCTAACAAAGAAACCGGGACTGCACCTCATGTTTGGTTAAGAGCTCTTGGATGGTACGCAATGGCATTGGTTGATGCATTGGATTATTTCCCAAAAAACCATCCAAAACAAAAAGAATTGGTACAATATTTAAACGAACTGGCAACTGTTGTTAGCAAATACCAAGATCCATCCGGCTTATGGTATCAAGTTCCCGATTTACCAAACAAAAAAGGAAATTATTGGGAAGCTTCGGGTTCTTCTATGTTAGTTTACGCTTTCGCAAAAGGGGTGCACAAAGGTTATTTACCTGTCAAATTTCAGAAGGTTGCCAATAAAGGTTTCAATGGTTTGACAGGCAAACTTATAAAAGTGGACAAATACGGCGAAATCCATATTACTCAAGTATGCGCAAGCGCCGGATTGGGCGGAAATCCATATCGAGACGGCTCCTTTGAATATTATATCAATGAAAAAATCACAACCGACAATTCACATGGACTAGGAGCTTTTCTTTTAGCTGCAATAGAATTAAACAAGTAGAAAATTATAAAACATAAAACACAACATCATGTCAAACAGCAAACAATCCTTTTTTAAAGCAACAATGCTTTTTCTTTCATTTGCACTTCTAAGCTGTAAAACTATCGCTCAAGAACCCGCAAAAAGTGCTGAAATTAAAATTTCATCAAATATGAAATGGTCGGATAAAATGGCCTTGACTTTGATGAAACGCCATCCGGAATCTTATATGATTGACGATGCCAAAAATCCAAAATGGGACTATGTTCATGGCTTGGTTTTACATTCAATTGAAGAATTAAACAAAAAGAATCCTGACCCAAGATATGCTGCTTACATAAAAGCTTACGCAGATGTTTTGGTACAAAATGATGGTACAATCAAAACTTACGAATTAGACAACTACAATATTGATATGGTTGTGGCTGGACGCTTATTGTTTGATCTATATAAAACAACAAAAGATAACCGCTACTTAACTGCGCTGCAAACGCTCAAAAAACAACTTGAAGGTCAACCAAGAACCAACAGCGGTGGATTTTGGCACAAAAAAATATATCCAAACCAAATGTGGCTGGATGGTTTGTACATGGGAGAGCCTTTCTATGCTCAATACACTGTCACTTTTGAAAACGGAAAAAACTTGGACGACGTAGCCAAACAATTTGAACAAATTCAGTTGCACGCCACAGACCCAAAAACAGGACTATTGTATCACGGTTGGGACGAAAGCAAAAAAATGCCTTGGGCTAACAAAGAAACTGGAAATTCACCAAATTTCTGGTCAAGAGCTTTAGGATGGTATGTAATGGCACTTGTTGACGTATTGGATTATTTCCCAAAAGATCATCCAAAACAAAAAGAATTAGTAGGCTATTTAAACAATGCTTGCGAAAGTCTTGCCAAATTCCAAGACAAATCTGGTTTGTGGTACCAAGTAACTGATAAAGGTGGTGAAAAAGGAAACTATTTGGAAGCTTCTGGATCTTCGATGTTTGCTTACGCTTTCGCAAAAGGAGCGAATAAAGGTTATTTACCTGCAAAATTTAAAAAATTGGCCAATAATGCTTTTGATGGTTTGACTAAGCAATTAATAAAAGTTGATGCCGACGGAACAATAACATTGACTCAAGCTTGTCAAGTAGCCGGTCTAGGAGGAACTCCATACAGAGATG belongs to Flavobacterium aquiphilum and includes:
- a CDS encoding alpha/beta hydrolase, which produces MRKIALLLILISTAIQAQTSFVIDTTYTPKSVYNKEKKTYPFISIVQPRQYSNIKEKKEILYSEISGRKLRLDAYFCSNNTQNPAIVILHGGGWKSGNKSQMEIFAQEVASKGFSCFTIEYRLSQEAKYPTAIFDVKKAIRYIKINAAQFNVNPSKIAVLGCSSGGQMAALIGTTNNNSHFEEKEKNNKTSSAVQAIIDIDGILAFKHPESKEGEIAGLWLGGSYEEKPEIWKEASALTHTDKHTPPTLFINSSKERFHAGRDDMIAILNKYKIYNEVKTIENSPHSFWFLNPWFDETVTYTTQFLNKVFK
- a CDS encoding glycoside hydrolase family 88/105 protein codes for the protein MKHNFQNLFICLGLLIFVNLRVSGQNPVETKNSIVIPSSLKWSERMALSIMKRHPEAWQIDNHPEPKWDYKIGMILTGYEKLYNKTKDPKYFDYIKGYADKFIDEAGTIKNFDPSNHSLDNINAGKILFGLYNKTKEEKYLTALKTLRKNFDDYPRTQSGGFWHKKIYPNQMWLDGLYMGEPFYARYTSEFEKGEKLNDVAHQFELLHDHAFDKKTGLYFHAWDESKQMPWANKETGTAPHVWLRALGWYAMALVDALDYFPKNHPKQKELVQYLNELATVVSKYQDPSGLWYQVPDLPNKKGNYWEASGSSMLVYAFAKGVHKGYLPVKFQKVANKGFNGLTGKLIKVDKYGEIHITQVCASAGLGGNPYRDGSFEYYINEKITTDNSHGLGAFLLAAIELNK
- a CDS encoding glycoside hydrolase family 88/105 protein translates to MSNSKQSFFKATMLFLSFALLSCKTIAQEPAKSAEIKISSNMKWSDKMALTLMKRHPESYMIDDAKNPKWDYVHGLVLHSIEELNKKNPDPRYAAYIKAYADVLVQNDGTIKTYELDNYNIDMVVAGRLLFDLYKTTKDNRYLTALQTLKKQLEGQPRTNSGGFWHKKIYPNQMWLDGLYMGEPFYAQYTVTFENGKNLDDVAKQFEQIQLHATDPKTGLLYHGWDESKKMPWANKETGNSPNFWSRALGWYVMALVDVLDYFPKDHPKQKELVGYLNNACESLAKFQDKSGLWYQVTDKGGEKGNYLEASGSSMFAYAFAKGANKGYLPAKFKKLANNAFDGLTKQLIKVDADGTITLTQACQVAGLGGTPYRDGSYEYYVNEKKKDNDPKATGPFILAALELNR